The following proteins come from a genomic window of Vallitaleaceae bacterium 9-2:
- a CDS encoding methyl-accepting chemotaxis protein: MDLAKEKKKVQKKRTFTLNLRIFNHMKIQSKLLGAFSLLVVLILILTGTTMANYADISKQNHILYQTNKAIDFLALARVEQVRFEKDLSQESADLVEQHLDESAKYINSVLDTMDLEENRVSSKQMLESIEKYRSDFRTYVELNRQKEELSTSRNAAGNTALSRIEQLISSQNDYIMSVDTVEQMNSGLDRLVVMQSAFDAYSQVRIASLMYANTEEQTYADELLTKVELTQTALNKAKEGIDNPEVIASINESIDNINNYKTTFISYQTLVKDQTTTRQSMRQYAAGTSDIANEIISNVSEHLNDIQAIANRNNIIISIVAIIISIFLGIILNAIISNPIHQVIQNIQSLSEYDLTHTIDKQMVERKDEVGLLAKAVSQIETSLKEIVTNMDNSSKLMGETSKNLSVISQSTSTASTEIASTIEEIANGASSQAQDTENGVEGIIHLGALIESEQENVGKIIEAADHVETLKNEGVDLIDTLVEETEKNQKATGLVDKIVRETNERAEYIGQASDMIENISRQTNLLALNAAIEAARAGEAGKGFAVVAEEIRKLAEQSKSFSDEISLTIQELKVKANEAVKQMEISKEIGKSQENRVQMTQHKFEGIDDAIETMRSYIDELKASGTQMGNTKVKMTDIMSNLSALAEENAASTEEAAAAVEEQTASIQEVSASCVEIEGIIEDFEQIIRRFTL; encoded by the coding sequence ATGGATTTAGCAAAAGAAAAAAAGAAAGTTCAAAAAAAAAGAACATTCACATTAAATTTACGTATATTTAATCATATGAAAATACAGTCAAAGCTTTTGGGAGCATTTTCACTTTTAGTTGTACTTATTTTAATTTTAACAGGAACAACTATGGCAAATTATGCAGATATTTCAAAGCAGAACCATATATTATATCAAACAAATAAAGCCATCGATTTTTTAGCGCTGGCACGTGTGGAACAAGTACGGTTTGAAAAAGATCTAAGTCAAGAGTCGGCAGACTTGGTGGAACAACACTTGGATGAAAGTGCAAAGTATATCAATAGTGTTCTTGATACTATGGATTTAGAAGAAAACCGTGTCAGTTCAAAGCAAATGTTAGAAAGCATTGAAAAATATCGAAGCGATTTTCGAACATATGTAGAACTTAATCGACAAAAAGAAGAACTGTCAACATCGAGGAATGCAGCTGGAAATACAGCGTTAAGTCGTATTGAGCAACTGATATCTTCGCAAAATGACTATATCATGAGTGTCGACACTGTTGAACAGATGAATAGTGGACTTGATCGTTTAGTGGTTATGCAATCAGCCTTTGATGCGTATTCCCAAGTACGTATTGCGTCGCTGATGTATGCAAATACAGAAGAACAAACCTATGCTGATGAGCTTCTTACTAAGGTTGAATTAACACAGACAGCGCTTAATAAAGCCAAAGAAGGTATTGATAATCCAGAGGTTATTGCATCAATAAACGAATCAATTGACAATATTAATAATTATAAGACGACATTTATCTCCTATCAGACATTGGTTAAAGACCAAACAACAACACGGCAAAGCATGCGTCAATACGCTGCAGGTACATCCGATATTGCGAATGAAATCATTTCTAATGTATCCGAGCATTTAAATGATATTCAAGCCATTGCTAATAGAAATAACATCATTATATCAATCGTTGCGATAATCATAAGCATCTTTTTAGGAATCATACTTAATGCAATTATTTCTAATCCGATCCATCAAGTTATCCAAAACATTCAAAGCCTATCTGAATATGACTTAACCCACACAATTGATAAACAAATGGTTGAAAGAAAAGACGAAGTTGGTTTACTTGCTAAGGCTGTTAGCCAAATTGAGACGAGCTTAAAAGAGATTGTCACCAATATGGATAATAGTTCAAAGCTTATGGGAGAAACATCAAAGAATCTATCGGTAATCTCTCAATCGACCTCAACAGCCTCAACAGAAATAGCCAGTACAATTGAGGAAATTGCAAATGGTGCATCCTCACAAGCACAAGATACAGAAAATGGTGTTGAAGGCATTATACACTTAGGTGCACTCATTGAATCTGAACAAGAAAATGTTGGGAAAATTATCGAAGCAGCCGATCATGTAGAGACACTAAAAAATGAAGGGGTAGATTTGATTGATACCCTTGTTGAAGAAACAGAAAAAAATCAAAAGGCAACGGGACTTGTTGATAAAATTGTTCGTGAGACAAATGAACGTGCAGAATATATTGGACAAGCCAGCGACATGATAGAAAATATTTCCAGACAAACCAATTTACTTGCGCTAAATGCAGCGATTGAAGCGGCTAGAGCGGGAGAAGCTGGAAAAGGTTTTGCTGTAGTTGCAGAAGAGATACGTAAACTGGCAGAACAGTCAAAAAGTTTTTCGGATGAGATTTCCTTGACTATTCAAGAATTAAAAGTTAAGGCAAATGAAGCTGTAAAACAGATGGAAATATCAAAAGAAATCGGAAAGTCTCAAGAAAATCGTGTACAAATGACCCAGCATAAATTTGAGGGGATTGATGATGCGATTGAGACGATGCGTAGTTATATTGATGAGCTTAAGGCATCGGGTACACAAATGGGCAATACAAAAGTTAAAATGACCGATATAATGAGCAATCTCTCAGCCTTAGCTGAAGAAAATGCTGCAAGTACAGAAGAAGCAGCGGCAGCTGTGGAAGAACAAACTGCATCCATTCAAGAAGTCTCTGCATCGTGTGTAGAAATCGAAGGCATTATTGAAGACTTTGAGCAAATCATTAGACGTTTTACATTATAA
- the hcp gene encoding hydroxylamine reductase, which translates to MFCYQCQEAAKGTGCEVKGVCGKSPEVANLQDLLIYTVKGISDIVVKGSMKAQDLDDINEVVLDSLFKTITNANFDEEAIKRQIRKNIEIRDALAKKVVANLHDAATFTVTTDAEMEAKAQVCGVLATENEDVRSLRELITYGMKGLAAYTHHALNLGKQDNDIYGFVYEGMAATLDDSLSADDLVALTLKTGEYGVKAMALLDSANTTAYGNPELTKVNIGVKNNPAILISGHDLNDLEMLLEQTKGSGVDVYTHSEMLPANYYPKFKEYDNLVGNYGNAWWKQKEEFATFNGPILFTTNCIVPPTDGSEKRIFTSGSAGYPGSMHIEADEKGWKDFSPVIEMAKTLPSPTEIESGEIIGGFAHEQVFALADKVVDAVKSGAIKKFFVMAGCDGRMKSRDYYTEFAQNLPADTVILTAGCAKYRYNKLPLGDIGGIPRVLDAGQCNDSYSLAVIALKLKEIFELNDINELPIAYNIAWYEQKAVIVLLALLFLGVKNIKLGPTLPAFLSPNVANVLVETFGINGINNVQDDMEQLLA; encoded by the coding sequence ATGTTTTGTTATCAATGTCAAGAAGCAGCAAAAGGAACAGGATGCGAAGTTAAAGGGGTATGTGGAAAGTCACCGGAAGTAGCAAATTTACAAGATTTACTTATCTATACAGTTAAAGGAATCTCGGATATTGTTGTCAAAGGCTCTATGAAAGCACAAGACCTTGATGACATTAATGAAGTCGTGTTAGATAGCTTATTCAAAACGATTACAAATGCAAACTTTGATGAAGAAGCGATTAAGCGCCAGATTCGTAAAAATATTGAAATTCGTGACGCGTTGGCTAAAAAAGTTGTTGCCAACTTACACGATGCCGCCACATTTACAGTAACAACAGATGCTGAGATGGAAGCAAAAGCACAAGTATGCGGTGTGCTTGCAACAGAAAATGAAGATGTACGTTCTCTTAGAGAACTGATTACATATGGAATGAAAGGCTTAGCGGCATATACGCACCACGCCCTAAACTTAGGAAAACAAGACAATGATATCTATGGGTTTGTCTATGAAGGTATGGCAGCGACTTTAGATGATTCTTTATCAGCCGATGATCTTGTTGCTTTAACCTTAAAGACCGGTGAATATGGAGTCAAAGCAATGGCGCTTCTTGATTCTGCAAATACTACAGCTTATGGTAATCCGGAGTTAACGAAAGTTAATATTGGTGTCAAAAATAATCCGGCAATCCTTATCTCAGGACACGACCTAAATGACCTTGAGATGCTTTTAGAGCAAACCAAAGGTAGCGGAGTTGATGTCTATACTCATAGCGAAATGCTGCCAGCAAATTATTATCCAAAATTCAAAGAATACGATAACTTAGTTGGAAACTATGGTAATGCTTGGTGGAAGCAAAAAGAAGAATTTGCAACATTTAATGGACCGATTCTCTTTACAACAAACTGTATCGTTCCTCCAACCGATGGATCAGAAAAGCGAATCTTTACTTCCGGTTCTGCAGGATATCCAGGATCCATGCATATCGAAGCCGATGAAAAAGGATGGAAAGACTTTAGCCCAGTTATTGAAATGGCAAAAACATTACCTTCTCCAACAGAAATTGAATCAGGAGAGATTATCGGTGGATTTGCTCATGAGCAAGTATTTGCTTTGGCAGATAAAGTGGTTGACGCTGTAAAATCTGGGGCAATTAAGAAATTCTTTGTTATGGCCGGATGTGATGGACGTATGAAATCTAGAGATTATTATACAGAGTTTGCTCAAAACTTACCTGCAGATACGGTTATATTAACGGCAGGATGTGCAAAATATCGTTACAATAAATTACCACTTGGTGATATAGGCGGTATTCCACGGGTACTAGATGCAGGACAATGTAACGACTCCTATTCTTTAGCCGTTATTGCGCTTAAGCTAAAAGAGATCTTTGAATTAAATGATATTAATGAACTTCCGATTGCTTATAATATAGCGTGGTATGAGCAAAAGGCCGTTATTGTTCTTTTGGCGCTATTATTCTTAGGTGTAAAAAATATTAAGTTGGGACCAACACTTCCAGCATTTTTGTCACCAAATGTAGCCAATGTATTGGTTGAAACGTTTGGAATCAATGGAATTAACAATGTACAAGATGATATGGAGCAATTATTAGCATAA
- a CDS encoding glycyl radical protein, translated as MKDFSIEKSERIDRLIKDLYATMPRIEKERAHILTKVYQETEGEPIIRRRAKAFYAICCELPIVIRPDELIVGSNALAPRSCQTFPEYSHEWLTKEFDTIEQRSADPFSITEEVKTSLKEIHTYWEGKTTSDLAHAYMSKEALKAIEHNVFTVGNYYYNGIGHVSVQYDKVLKKGFGGVIQEAKDALSTLKISDGDYVKKADFLHAVILSCEGAIIYAKRYAKMAQAKADTCQDMKRRQELLQIAKNCTQVPEYGAQTFYEACQAFWFVQMLLQTESSGHSISPGRFDQYMYPYLKKDLEEQTITERFAQELIDCIWIKFNDLNKARDADSAEGFAGYSLFQNLIVGGQTEDGLDGTNILSYMCLEATLHVMLPAPSLSVRVWNRSPNDFLLKAATLVRTGIGLPAYYNDEVIIPSLQNRGLTLKDARDYCIIGCVEPQKGGKTDGWHDAAFFNMLKPLEMVFSNGIMHEDLVGLQTGKIEEMKTFEQFFDAYQRQMEYFIELLVNACNSIDVAHSQRCPLPFQSSLIDDCIGRKTSLQEGGAIYNFTGPQGFGIANMADAMMVIKRLVFEEKKLSLTELKEALDQNFGKTPIYQNAHDPVAAITKTIISELAAKGYVIEKEKLGTKRLDDIYHMIQEVPKYGNDCDAVDLLAREIAYTYTRPIEKYKNPRHGVYQAGLYPVSANVPLGAQTGATPDGRYANTPIADGVGPAQGRDAKGPTAAANSVAKLDHMIASNGTLYNQKFHPSALSGINGLQNFTHLIRGFFDQKGMHMQFNVVSKETLLDAQAHPEKYKGLVVRVAGYSAHFTTLSKSLQDDIISRTTQGL; from the coding sequence ATGAAAGATTTTAGCATTGAAAAAAGTGAACGTATCGATCGACTTATTAAAGATCTATATGCAACAATGCCACGCATTGAAAAAGAACGTGCGCATATTTTAACAAAGGTATATCAAGAGACAGAAGGTGAACCGATAATTCGAAGGCGTGCAAAAGCATTTTATGCCATATGCTGCGAATTGCCTATTGTTATTCGCCCGGATGAACTTATTGTCGGTAGCAATGCGTTAGCACCTAGGAGCTGCCAGACATTTCCGGAATATTCTCACGAATGGCTAACCAAAGAATTTGATACAATTGAACAAAGAAGTGCAGATCCATTTTCCATAACAGAAGAGGTAAAAACTTCGCTTAAAGAAATTCATACATATTGGGAAGGCAAGACCACCAGTGATTTGGCCCATGCGTATATGTCAAAAGAAGCATTAAAGGCTATTGAACACAATGTTTTTACCGTTGGCAATTATTATTATAACGGAATTGGACATGTCTCGGTTCAATACGATAAGGTGCTAAAAAAAGGCTTTGGTGGAGTGATTCAAGAAGCCAAAGATGCCCTTAGTACGTTAAAGATAAGTGATGGAGATTATGTAAAAAAAGCAGATTTTTTACATGCCGTTATTCTTAGTTGTGAAGGGGCAATCATCTATGCCAAGCGATATGCGAAAATGGCCCAGGCTAAAGCCGATACGTGCCAAGATATGAAGAGAAGACAAGAACTGCTTCAAATTGCAAAAAACTGCACCCAAGTGCCAGAGTATGGTGCACAGACTTTTTATGAAGCTTGTCAAGCATTTTGGTTTGTTCAGATGTTATTACAGACGGAATCGAGTGGACATTCTATTTCGCCAGGTCGATTCGACCAATATATGTATCCATACCTTAAAAAAGACTTAGAAGAGCAAACCATAACCGAAAGGTTTGCACAGGAACTTATCGATTGTATATGGATTAAGTTCAATGATTTAAATAAAGCCAGAGATGCGGACAGTGCAGAAGGATTTGCCGGATACAGCCTTTTTCAAAACTTGATTGTGGGAGGACAAACAGAAGATGGCTTAGATGGGACGAATATTCTTTCATATATGTGCTTGGAAGCAACGTTGCATGTGATGTTGCCGGCGCCGTCACTATCTGTTCGGGTCTGGAATCGTTCACCCAATGATTTCTTACTTAAAGCGGCAACCCTTGTAAGAACAGGCATAGGACTTCCGGCATATTATAATGATGAAGTGATTATTCCATCCCTTCAAAACAGAGGGTTAACCCTAAAAGATGCTAGAGACTATTGTATTATCGGTTGTGTTGAACCGCAAAAAGGCGGTAAAACTGACGGATGGCATGATGCTGCATTTTTTAATATGTTAAAACCTTTGGAGATGGTCTTTTCAAACGGAATAATGCATGAAGACTTGGTGGGCCTTCAAACCGGAAAAATAGAAGAGATGAAGACCTTTGAGCAATTTTTTGACGCTTACCAAAGACAAATGGAATATTTTATAGAACTCCTTGTGAATGCATGTAATTCGATTGATGTTGCCCATAGTCAAAGGTGCCCATTGCCCTTTCAATCAAGCCTTATTGATGATTGTATCGGCAGAAAAACATCCCTTCAAGAAGGTGGGGCTATCTATAATTTTACAGGTCCTCAAGGTTTTGGTATTGCTAATATGGCCGATGCGATGATGGTCATTAAACGGTTAGTTTTTGAAGAAAAGAAACTATCGCTTACAGAACTCAAAGAAGCATTAGATCAAAACTTTGGAAAAACACCTATCTATCAAAATGCGCATGATCCAGTGGCGGCAATCACCAAAACGATTATCAGTGAACTTGCGGCAAAAGGATATGTAATTGAAAAAGAAAAACTAGGAACTAAACGATTGGACGATATATATCATATGATTCAAGAAGTTCCAAAATATGGGAATGATTGTGATGCGGTTGACTTATTGGCGAGAGAAATAGCATATACCTATACGCGTCCTATTGAAAAGTATAAAAATCCGCGTCATGGAGTTTATCAGGCAGGATTGTATCCGGTATCGGCCAACGTTCCATTGGGTGCTCAGACTGGTGCAACACCCGATGGAAGATACGCAAATACACCAATTGCTGATGGTGTAGGGCCGGCTCAAGGAAGAGATGCGAAAGGACCAACTGCAGCAGCCAACTCAGTGGCAAAACTTGACCATATGATTGCTTCAAACGGCACCCTTTATAATCAAAAATTCCATCCATCAGCGCTAAGCGGAATCAATGGACTCCAAAACTTTACCCATCTGATTCGTGGATTTTTTGATCAAAAAGGCATGCACATGCAATTTAATGTGGTTAGCAAGGAAACTTTATTAGATGCTCAAGCACACCCCGAAAAGTATAAAGGGCTTGTTGTACGAGTGGCAGGATATAGCGCCCACTTTACAACACTTTCAAAATCATTGCAAGATGATATTATTAGCCGGACAACACAAGGACTATAG
- a CDS encoding glycyl-radical enzyme activating protein gives MMKRYEELLNTKGRIFDIQRYSIHDGEGIRTIIFLKGCHFRCQWCCNPESQSKQIQTMQTKDDVKVIGKDVCVNEVMEEVLRDMAYYRHSKGGITLSGGEALLQPQFAGALLEMAKYNGLTTTIESTGDVDFSIIENYILPYLDVFLMDIKHIDGKKHEEFTGRSNARVLENAKKIAQSGQKLIIRVPVIPTFNDTLQEIDKIAAFAKTLPGVVELHLLAYHRYGVDKYKGLGRTYLLENIKTLEPERMQALKKVVQGHGLKVHIGG, from the coding sequence ATGATGAAAAGATATGAAGAACTTTTAAACACCAAAGGAAGAATCTTTGACATACAACGTTATTCCATCCATGATGGAGAAGGGATTCGAACGATTATTTTTCTAAAAGGATGCCATTTTCGCTGCCAGTGGTGTTGTAATCCTGAATCACAAAGCAAGCAAATACAAACCATGCAGACAAAAGATGATGTAAAAGTTATCGGTAAAGATGTGTGTGTCAACGAGGTTATGGAAGAGGTCCTTCGTGACATGGCATACTATCGTCATTCAAAAGGCGGTATCACACTTTCGGGAGGCGAGGCCCTATTACAGCCTCAATTTGCTGGTGCATTATTAGAAATGGCCAAATACAATGGTCTTACGACAACCATTGAGTCGACGGGAGATGTAGACTTTTCGATTATAGAAAACTATATCTTGCCATATTTGGATGTGTTTTTGATGGATATTAAACATATCGACGGCAAAAAGCACGAAGAATTTACTGGGCGTTCCAATGCTCGCGTGTTGGAAAATGCAAAAAAAATTGCGCAGTCAGGGCAAAAATTAATTATTCGTGTTCCGGTTATTCCGACGTTTAATGATACGCTCCAAGAAATAGATAAAATCGCAGCTTTTGCCAAGACCTTACCTGGGGTGGTGGAATTGCATTTGCTGGCTTACCATCGATATGGCGTAGACAAATACAAAGGACTAGGTCGCACGTATTTGCTGGAGAATATCAAGACCCTTGAACCAGAGCGGATGCAAGCCTTGAAAAAGGTTGTACAAGGGCATGGCCTCAAAGTACATATCGGCGGCTAA
- a CDS encoding diguanylate cyclase has product MDAQNTRRVDEIIEDMLQTGSWTWNHYQPEVVNVSKGFCAIVGEEETQVMTVNQMKALVFSSEYEELHKRFLYHLQRQDEEIDSHIHISTDPGDVVFVHQRLRIAYDSKGNATQIIGVVMNHTAHNERDGDTRLHDEKFYRLFGDAPIGIALIRVDGTCILANKSLSENVQYKEYELKNLPFQMLIDDEDQHAFMKMYHSVIQQKIASFRNEYRLVAKDGTRTWTSITITSVEDDKQVLKYLIVMIQPSLRTEQTTVRNNLIRSIKNELSDLSLKDNLSGLYTRQYVLRKMKEFILAFYERHMTFSVLLIDVDYIHKINQQHGHECGDYVIYTLSEVFKSLTRETDICARWGGEEFILLFPEIERDIAQTLAQRLRNDVKDTIILWEGKEIQMTVSIYVTSYTEDDTLKSFVNKIDHILYDTIKQERDAVKII; this is encoded by the coding sequence ATGGATGCTCAGAATACTAGGCGTGTTGATGAGATTATTGAAGATATGCTTCAGACAGGTTCATGGACATGGAATCATTATCAACCCGAAGTGGTGAATGTCTCAAAAGGGTTTTGCGCTATTGTTGGAGAAGAAGAGACACAGGTGATGACGGTCAATCAAATGAAAGCTTTGGTTTTTAGTAGTGAATATGAAGAATTGCATAAAAGGTTTTTGTACCATCTCCAACGTCAAGATGAAGAGATAGATTCCCATATTCATATAAGCACCGATCCGGGGGATGTGGTGTTTGTTCATCAACGGTTACGTATTGCCTATGATTCTAAGGGTAATGCCACACAGATTATTGGTGTGGTTATGAATCACACGGCGCATAATGAGCGCGATGGGGACACTCGCTTGCATGATGAAAAGTTTTATCGACTATTTGGAGATGCACCGATAGGTATTGCCCTTATTCGTGTGGATGGAACATGTATATTGGCAAATAAAAGCCTTAGCGAAAATGTTCAGTACAAAGAATATGAATTGAAAAATCTACCCTTTCAAATGCTAATTGATGATGAAGATCAGCATGCTTTTATGAAAATGTATCATTCAGTGATTCAACAAAAAATTGCTTCATTTCGTAATGAGTACCGATTAGTTGCAAAAGATGGAACGCGTACGTGGACAAGTATAACCATTACTTCAGTTGAAGATGATAAACAGGTGCTAAAATATTTAATCGTGATGATTCAACCAAGTCTTCGAACAGAGCAAACGACAGTACGCAACAATTTGATTCGATCCATCAAAAATGAATTATCCGATTTGTCCTTAAAGGATAACTTGTCAGGACTATATACACGTCAATATGTGTTGCGAAAAATGAAGGAATTTATTTTGGCTTTTTATGAACGGCATATGACCTTTTCCGTTCTTCTGATTGATGTGGACTATATTCATAAGATTAATCAACAGCATGGACATGAATGTGGAGATTATGTGATCTACACCCTATCAGAAGTGTTCAAATCACTTACAAGAGAAACGGATATCTGTGCACGATGGGGAGGAGAAGAGTTTATATTGCTATTTCCTGAAATCGAGCGTGACATAGCACAAACACTTGCACAACGTTTGCGTAATGATGTCAAGGACACAATCATCTTGTGGGAAGGCAAGGAGATTCAGATGACAGTAAGTATTTATGTTACATCGTATACCGAAGATGATACTTTAAAATCCTTTGTCAATAAAATTGACCATATTTTGTACGATACGATTAAACAAGAACGCGATGCAGTAAAAATTATTTAA
- the nadA gene encoding quinolinate synthase NadA, with protein sequence MELIEKIRTLKEEKNALILAHYYQIPEIQDVADFVGDSLALAKIGASDSRDLIVLCGVRFMGETAKILSRNKKVLIPSPDAGCPMADMVIAKDLERYKASNPERTIVSYVNTTAQVKTLTDICVTSSNALSIMEQLDDSKFLFLPDRNLGAYIQEQLPKKDIELWPGFCLTHQRLRGKDIEGMLDIHKYAKVLVHPECSQDVLGFADYIGSTKGIIDYASQSAHDTFIIATEEGILHPLRRDNPDKHFILASERLQCKNMKKNTLQSVYDCLKKEQYEICLDDQIIERAKKPLERMLALS encoded by the coding sequence ATGGAATTAATTGAAAAAATACGTACATTAAAAGAAGAAAAGAATGCGTTGATTTTAGCGCACTACTACCAAATTCCTGAGATTCAAGATGTAGCTGATTTTGTAGGTGATTCATTGGCCTTGGCAAAAATAGGTGCGTCGGATTCTCGGGATTTAATTGTTTTATGTGGGGTGCGCTTTATGGGAGAAACTGCAAAAATTCTCTCAAGAAACAAAAAGGTGCTTATACCTTCGCCAGATGCAGGGTGTCCTATGGCAGACATGGTTATAGCCAAAGATCTAGAACGCTATAAAGCGTCCAATCCAGAAAGAACCATTGTGTCTTATGTCAATACGACAGCGCAAGTGAAGACGCTGACAGATATTTGTGTTACATCGTCTAATGCATTAAGCATTATGGAACAGCTTGACGATTCAAAGTTTCTATTTTTGCCCGATCGTAATTTGGGTGCATATATTCAAGAACAACTGCCAAAAAAAGATATCGAACTATGGCCAGGCTTTTGTCTGACGCATCAACGATTACGTGGCAAGGATATAGAAGGGATGCTGGACATACATAAGTATGCAAAAGTTCTTGTACATCCTGAGTGTAGCCAAGATGTCCTAGGGTTTGCTGATTATATTGGTTCGACAAAGGGGATTATTGATTATGCGAGTCAAAGTGCTCATGATACATTTATCATTGCAACAGAAGAAGGTATATTACATCCGTTAAGACGTGACAATCCGGATAAACATTTTATATTGGCTTCAGAACGACTTCAATGTAAGAACATGAAAAAAAATACACTTCAAAGTGTTTATGATTGTTTGAAAAAAGAACAATACGAGATTTGTCTGGATGATCAAATTATTGAACGCGCTAAAAAACCCTTAGAGCGTATGTTAGCTTTGAGTTAG
- the nadB gene encoding L-aspartate oxidase has translation MERLKKDVVVLGAGLSGLYTALHIDENKSVAVISKRTMEKSNSFLAQGGIAASICPKDSYQSHLQDTCVAGAHVNDIKATTLLVKNAPGAIRQLIQLGVAFDTDEQGKLLATLEGGHSHRRVLHARGDATGRSVMEAVTAQAMAKKNITIFEEAMATRILTQTDGSFCGIIVRYNHRDICIQAPILVIATGGIGALYEDTTNQPCLTGDGIALALNAGCQLEHMHYIQFHPTAFYSRKCQQRFLISEAVRGESGILRNGKGEAFMSKYDIRKDLAPRDIVARSIDQEMQSAKTKHVWLDITHKDKAFLMRRFPSIYTFLADQGIFMEKDYIPVAPVAHYFVGGIKTDIHGQTNIKGIYACGEVASTGVHGANRLASNSLLECIVFAHQIANHMNTHIEATSVEKNIKYPSGQNKKKRYDGVINHKRIKENIQRLMSTYVGIIRTQSGLDKAYKKMYHLWCVLDNLNPVCQDDYEVRNMCQVGLAIIEDAMKQKSIGCHYKQDVDAEVFA, from the coding sequence ATGGAGAGATTAAAAAAAGATGTCGTCGTATTAGGAGCAGGATTATCAGGATTGTACACAGCGCTACATATCGATGAGAACAAGAGTGTTGCAGTCATATCAAAAAGAACAATGGAAAAGTCCAATTCTTTTTTAGCTCAAGGTGGAATTGCCGCAAGCATATGTCCTAAAGATTCATATCAAAGCCATTTACAGGATACATGTGTTGCGGGTGCTCATGTCAATGATATAAAGGCTACGACCCTACTAGTGAAAAATGCACCCGGTGCCATACGTCAACTTATACAGCTTGGTGTTGCCTTTGATACGGATGAGCAGGGAAAGCTTTTGGCTACACTTGAAGGGGGCCACTCACATCGACGCGTACTCCATGCTCGGGGGGATGCGACAGGAAGAAGTGTGATGGAGGCAGTGACAGCACAAGCTATGGCTAAAAAAAATATCACCATTTTTGAAGAGGCAATGGCTACTCGCATTCTTACCCAAACCGATGGAAGTTTTTGTGGTATTATTGTACGATATAATCACCGGGATATTTGTATTCAGGCACCAATTCTTGTCATCGCTACAGGTGGTATTGGCGCCCTCTATGAAGATACAACGAATCAACCGTGTCTGACGGGAGATGGGATTGCGTTGGCGTTAAATGCAGGATGTCAGCTAGAACATATGCATTATATTCAATTTCATCCTACGGCTTTTTATTCTAGAAAATGTCAGCAACGGTTTTTGATATCAGAAGCAGTACGCGGAGAAAGTGGGATTTTACGTAATGGCAAGGGTGAAGCATTTATGTCAAAGTATGACATAAGAAAAGACTTGGCACCAAGAGACATTGTTGCAAGAAGTATTGATCAAGAGATGCAATCGGCAAAGACAAAGCATGTATGGCTTGATATTACACATAAGGATAAGGCATTTTTGATGCGTCGCTTCCCTTCGATTTATACCTTTTTAGCGGACCAAGGTATATTCATGGAAAAAGATTATATACCGGTTGCACCGGTTGCCCATTACTTTGTGGGTGGCATAAAAACGGACATACATGGACAAACCAACATCAAAGGTATCTATGCATGTGGTGAAGTGGCATCTACAGGTGTTCATGGAGCCAATCGCTTAGCCAGCAATTCGCTATTAGAATGTATTGTTTTTGCGCATCAGATTGCTAACCATATGAATACCCATATAGAAGCTACAAGCGTTGAAAAAAACATAAAATACCCAAGTGGGCAAAACAAGAAAAAGCGTTATGATGGAGTGATCAATCATAAGCGTATCAAAGAGAACATACAAAGACTGATGTCAACATATGTAGGGATTATTCGAACCCAAAGCGGATTAGACAAAGCGTATAAAAAGATGTATCATTTATGGTGTGTGCTGGATAATTTGAATCCAGTCTGTCAAGACGATTATGAAGTTCGTAATATGTGCCAAGTAGGCTTGGCAATTATTGAGGATGCAATGAAGCAAAAAAGTATAGGTTGTCATTATAAACAAGACGTTGATGCGGAGGTGTTTGCATGA